One region of Syntrophobacter fumaroxidans MPOB genomic DNA includes:
- a CDS encoding CocE/NonD family hydrolase, whose translation MFKPTEVLSRKAGDVPAPFDDVDGGVSADRRSFLFAAAWLIGAGIAPGFLLRVPGHAGEGGRPAAAGPPEGIDSLPAPFPARDKVPDPERITFTVRYPGKDPIKLEGHFWYNKDARAAGRKCPAIVELNPYRRRDGMMSSDSGYYPWFAYHEYLCFRVDLQGAGDSQGILIDEYTDEELVYCTQVIEQIAVHPSCDGNVGMTGTSWSAINSLMVAARADCPPALKAVLVICGTDDRYNDDVHYMNGAMMQDNIGWASSMFGWLAQPPDPLVVGDRWKSMWRERIRAADFWFKHWGKHQARDLYWSASSVRDRYGRVQVPVYIVSGYQDGYKNPVPRVVGGLRAAGMPVQGLLGPWGHACPNSGYPGPRIDWLPYVLTHWWDRWLKGKTPDPDAELPEMTVWLGESKEPGSSSCRPEKGRWAAEDGEWTTRVRERIFYLWPDGRLRSGLPDSGATYVGTGDLVVAARMLETSSWGHCGNNDLPGDQSQADAASLHFDSAPLPKDLDCFGYPTACLKLSCNKPVASIAVRLCEVSPDTGASHLVSYRFFNLCCRDGDMAKPRPVEPGVVFDVVVPLNVIGHTFKQGWRIRLSVSPSFFPTMCPSPELATITVYAGRAGTGSRMSALSLPERKPRPEDGRLESLLPPAPRILWVDSGTYVPTVTARNGEDSRLVRQFTVLGRKGTVVRKTTDYGRYRYDGPLEGLWVDEVDRENFIVVHDEPLTFCGFTSSRVILDRNTGGSHWKVMARRTTKVSTEWDSGGRLVFRYKATIRTFIGKPGGGWEPFENKTVEGTIPRLWV comes from the coding sequence ATGTTCAAGCCCACCGAAGTGCTTTCGCGGAAGGCCGGGGACGTTCCCGCGCCCTTTGACGACGTGGACGGCGGAGTATCCGCCGATCGCCGATCCTTCCTCTTTGCTGCCGCCTGGCTGATCGGCGCCGGCATCGCTCCCGGTTTCCTGCTGAGAGTGCCGGGACATGCCGGAGAAGGCGGCCGGCCGGCGGCGGCCGGTCCGCCCGAAGGAATTGATTCCCTGCCGGCTCCATTCCCGGCCAGGGACAAGGTCCCCGACCCGGAGCGGATCACCTTTACGGTCCGGTACCCGGGCAAGGACCCCATCAAGCTGGAAGGACATTTCTGGTACAACAAGGATGCGAGGGCGGCAGGCAGAAAGTGTCCCGCCATTGTGGAGCTGAATCCCTACCGGCGCAGGGACGGGATGATGTCCTCCGACAGCGGTTATTATCCGTGGTTTGCCTACCACGAATACCTGTGTTTCCGGGTCGACCTGCAGGGGGCGGGGGATTCGCAGGGCATTCTCATTGACGAGTACACGGATGAAGAGCTCGTCTATTGCACGCAGGTGATCGAACAAATCGCCGTCCACCCCTCCTGCGACGGGAACGTCGGGATGACGGGCACATCCTGGAGCGCCATCAATTCATTGATGGTGGCCGCGCGAGCCGATTGTCCCCCGGCATTGAAGGCCGTTCTCGTGATCTGCGGGACGGACGACCGTTACAACGATGACGTGCATTACATGAACGGCGCCATGATGCAGGACAACATCGGGTGGGCGTCCTCGATGTTCGGCTGGCTTGCTCAGCCTCCGGATCCCCTCGTGGTCGGGGATCGTTGGAAGAGCATGTGGCGTGAGCGAATCCGCGCGGCGGATTTCTGGTTCAAGCATTGGGGGAAGCACCAGGCTAGGGATCTCTATTGGAGTGCTTCAAGCGTCAGGGACAGATACGGCCGAGTGCAGGTGCCCGTTTACATCGTGTCCGGTTACCAGGACGGCTACAAAAATCCGGTGCCTCGCGTTGTCGGCGGACTGCGCGCCGCGGGGATGCCGGTGCAGGGGCTGCTCGGTCCCTGGGGGCATGCCTGCCCCAACTCGGGTTATCCCGGGCCCAGGATTGACTGGCTTCCCTACGTCCTGACGCACTGGTGGGACAGGTGGCTCAAGGGAAAGACGCCGGACCCCGACGCGGAGTTGCCCGAGATGACCGTATGGCTCGGCGAGTCCAAAGAACCCGGCAGTTCCAGTTGCCGGCCGGAGAAGGGCAGGTGGGCGGCCGAAGATGGGGAATGGACGACCCGTGTCAGGGAGAGAATCTTCTATTTATGGCCCGATGGCCGGCTCAGATCCGGATTGCCGGATTCCGGCGCGACTTACGTCGGCACGGGCGACCTCGTTGTGGCCGCCAGGATGCTCGAAACCTCCTCATGGGGCCATTGCGGAAACAACGATCTCCCGGGGGACCAGTCGCAAGCCGACGCCGCGTCGCTGCATTTCGACAGCGCTCCGCTCCCGAAGGATCTGGATTGTTTCGGTTATCCGACGGCATGCCTTAAGCTCTCATGCAACAAGCCCGTTGCGTCCATCGCGGTTCGCCTGTGTGAAGTGAGCCCCGACACAGGGGCTTCTCACCTGGTGAGCTACCGTTTCTTCAACCTTTGCTGCCGGGACGGCGACATGGCAAAGCCACGGCCGGTCGAGCCCGGTGTCGTCTTCGATGTGGTCGTGCCGCTCAACGTGATCGGTCACACCTTCAAGCAGGGCTGGCGTATCCGGCTTTCCGTCTCGCCTTCATTCTTCCCGACGATGTGCCCGAGCCCGGAGCTCGCGACCATCACCGTGTACGCAGGCCGTGCCGGGACCGGTTCCCGCATGAGCGCGCTTTCCTTGCCCGAGCGCAAGCCGAGACCGGAGGACGGGCGCCTGGAAAGCCTGCTACCGCCGGCTCCCCGGATTTTATGGGTGGATTCCGGTACCTACGTGCCGACCGTAACCGCCCGAAACGGGGAGGACTCTCGCCTGGTGAGGCAGTTTACCGTTCTGGGGAGAAAGGGCACGGTGGTCAGAAAAACGACCGACTACGGCCGATACCGCTATGACGGGCCTCTCGAGGGGCTGTGGGTCGACGAGGTGGATCGCGAGAACTTCATAGTTGTCCACGACGAGCCCCTCACTTTTTGCGGGTTCACCAGCTCGAGGGTGATCCTGGACAGGAACACGGGCGGATCGCACTGGAAGGTGATGGCCAGGAGAACGACCAAGGTCTCGACGGAGTGGGATTCCGGAGGTCGGCTGGTGTTCAGGTACAAGGCGACGATCCGGACATTTATCGGCAAACCCGGCGGCGGCTGGGAACCGTTCGAGAACAAGACCGTCGAGGGGACGATTCCACGGTTGTGGGTGTAA
- the clpB gene encoding ATP-dependent chaperone ClpB produces the protein MDLNKLTIKSQEALKAAETKAIRYGHVEVDVEHLLLALLEQSQGLIPSLLRKMDVQVDRLRERLEQELEKKPRVSGPGIEPGKVYITQRLNQLLIKAEEEAGRLKDEYVSVEHLLLAFIQEGGATPAGRLLQENRVGKDAFLQTLTSVRGNQRVTSASPETTYEALQKYGRDLVQEARTNKLDPVIGRDSEIRRVVRILSRKTKNNPVLIGEPGVGKTAIVEGLAHRIVRGDVPEGLKDKAIFALDMGALVAGAKYRGEFEERLKAVLQEIKESEGGILLFIDELHTIVGAGKAEGSMDAGNMLKPMLARGELHCIGATTLDEYRKYIEKDAALERRFQPVLVDQPTVEDTISILRGLKERYEVHHGVKIQDSALVAAAVLSGRYITDRFLPDKAIDLVDEACAMIRTEIDSRPEELDEVMRRVMQLEIEEVALKKEKDKASQERLEALRKEIGELRARTDAMSAQWEAEKQAIKKVQAIREEIEKVRRDIEVAERQFDLQKVAELKHGLMPDLEKKLKTEEGGLSADPDGNRLLREEVTEEEIAEIISRWTGIPVTRLVEGEREKLLRLDEVLHRRIVGQNEAVSLVADAVIRARSGIKDPRRPIGSFIFLGPTGVGKTELGKALAEALFDSEDNVVRIDMSEYMEKHAVSRLIGAPPGYVGYEEGGQLTEAVRRKPYSVILFDEIEKAHPDVFNVLLQLLDDGRLTDAQGRTVDFKNTVVIMTSNIGSVYLLDGVTDDGQIKERAREQVMSDLRRQFRPEFLNRVDDIVLFKPLTVGEIEKIIDLLTKDLTRRLKDRRIELELTGQAREFIARAGYDPVFGARPLKRFLQHNLETRIGRALIAGDIPDGSTIRVDIQDGDLSVTHTVNENE, from the coding sequence ATGGATCTGAACAAGCTCACGATCAAATCCCAGGAGGCGCTCAAAGCCGCCGAAACGAAGGCAATCCGCTACGGACACGTGGAAGTCGACGTCGAACACTTGCTCCTGGCGCTGTTGGAGCAATCACAAGGACTCATCCCGAGCCTGCTGCGAAAGATGGACGTTCAGGTCGACCGCCTGAGGGAGCGGTTGGAGCAGGAGCTTGAGAAAAAACCCAGGGTCAGCGGCCCCGGCATCGAGCCCGGGAAGGTCTACATCACCCAGAGGCTCAATCAGCTCCTGATCAAGGCCGAAGAAGAGGCCGGCCGGCTCAAGGACGAATATGTATCCGTGGAACACCTGCTGTTGGCGTTCATCCAGGAGGGCGGAGCCACTCCCGCGGGCAGGCTCCTGCAGGAAAATCGAGTCGGCAAGGATGCTTTCCTGCAGACCCTGACCTCGGTGAGGGGGAACCAGCGCGTTACCAGCGCATCTCCCGAGACCACCTACGAGGCTTTGCAAAAATACGGCCGGGACCTGGTGCAGGAAGCCCGCACCAACAAGCTGGACCCGGTGATCGGCAGGGATTCGGAAATCCGCCGCGTGGTGAGGATCCTCAGCCGCAAGACGAAGAACAACCCGGTCCTGATCGGCGAGCCCGGAGTGGGCAAGACGGCCATCGTGGAAGGGCTCGCTCACCGGATCGTTCGGGGCGACGTGCCCGAGGGGCTGAAAGACAAAGCCATTTTCGCCCTGGACATGGGCGCCCTGGTGGCCGGGGCAAAGTACCGCGGGGAATTCGAAGAGCGGCTCAAGGCCGTGCTCCAGGAGATCAAGGAATCCGAAGGCGGCATCCTCCTGTTCATCGATGAGCTTCACACCATCGTGGGAGCCGGAAAGGCCGAGGGTTCCATGGATGCGGGCAACATGCTCAAGCCCATGCTCGCCCGGGGGGAACTGCACTGCATCGGCGCAACCACCCTGGACGAATACCGCAAGTACATCGAAAAAGATGCCGCCCTGGAACGGCGCTTTCAGCCGGTTCTGGTCGATCAGCCCACCGTCGAGGACACCATCTCGATCCTGCGCGGGCTCAAGGAGCGCTACGAGGTGCACCACGGCGTCAAGATTCAGGACAGCGCCCTGGTCGCCGCGGCCGTGCTGTCCGGTCGCTATATCACGGACCGGTTCCTGCCGGACAAGGCCATCGACCTGGTGGATGAAGCCTGTGCGATGATCCGCACCGAGATCGATTCGCGCCCGGAAGAGCTCGATGAGGTCATGCGGAGGGTGATGCAGCTCGAAATCGAGGAGGTGGCCCTCAAGAAGGAAAAAGACAAGGCCAGCCAGGAGCGTCTCGAGGCGCTGCGCAAGGAAATCGGCGAATTGCGCGCCCGCACCGACGCCATGAGCGCCCAGTGGGAAGCCGAAAAACAGGCGATCAAAAAGGTCCAGGCGATCCGGGAGGAGATCGAGAAGGTCCGACGGGATATCGAAGTTGCCGAGCGGCAGTTCGACCTTCAGAAGGTTGCCGAACTGAAGCACGGCCTCATGCCCGACCTGGAGAAAAAGCTGAAGACGGAAGAAGGGGGACTGTCGGCGGATCCGGACGGCAACCGGCTGCTTCGCGAAGAGGTGACCGAAGAGGAGATCGCCGAGATCATCTCGCGATGGACGGGAATTCCCGTGACCAGGCTGGTGGAAGGAGAGCGCGAGAAGCTGCTGCGACTCGACGAGGTGCTGCACCGGCGGATCGTGGGCCAGAACGAGGCGGTGAGCCTGGTCGCCGACGCCGTCATCCGGGCGAGATCCGGAATCAAGGATCCACGCCGGCCCATCGGGTCGTTCATCTTTCTCGGCCCTACCGGAGTCGGCAAAACCGAGTTGGGAAAGGCCCTTGCCGAGGCGCTGTTCGACTCCGAGGACAACGTGGTCCGGATCGACATGAGCGAATACATGGAAAAGCACGCCGTGTCGCGTCTGATCGGCGCTCCTCCGGGCTATGTGGGGTACGAGGAGGGCGGACAGCTCACCGAAGCCGTTCGCAGGAAGCCGTATTCGGTGATCCTGTTCGACGAAATCGAGAAAGCCCACCCGGACGTCTTCAACGTGCTCCTGCAGCTCCTGGACGACGGCCGTCTGACGGACGCCCAGGGCCGGACGGTGGACTTCAAGAACACCGTCGTCATCATGACCAGCAACATCGGGTCGGTCTATTTGCTCGATGGCGTCACGGACGACGGGCAAATCAAGGAACGGGCCCGGGAGCAGGTGATGTCCGACCTGAGGCGCCAGTTCCGCCCGGAGTTTCTGAACCGGGTCGACGACATCGTTCTGTTCAAGCCGCTGACCGTCGGTGAAATCGAGAAAATCATCGACCTGCTGACCAAGGACCTCACCAGGAGGCTCAAAGATCGGCGCATCGAGCTGGAGCTCACGGGGCAGGCGCGCGAGTTCATCGCCAGGGCCGGGTACGACCCGGTATTCGGTGCGCGGCCGCTCAAGCGGTTCCTGCAACACAACCTGGAAACCCGCATCGGACGGGCGTTGATCGCCGGGGATATCCCCGACGGCTCAACGATCCGGGTTGACATCCAGGACGGGGACCTCTCGGTGACGCACACCGTGAATGAAAACGAATAG
- a CDS encoding ArsR/SmtB family transcription factor, with amino-acid sequence MRTFIKVMKALSDPNRLKILKMLQERTLCVCEIQASLGLAQPTVSNHLKLLENAGLVCAKKNGPWVDYSLSDGSVNRYAAALLGNLKHWLRDEPEILRVTENLPNIRRQDVCGK; translated from the coding sequence GTGAGAACCTTTATCAAAGTCATGAAAGCGCTCTCCGATCCCAACCGTTTGAAGATCCTCAAGATGCTGCAAGAAAGGACGCTCTGCGTGTGTGAAATCCAGGCATCCCTCGGACTCGCCCAACCGACGGTGTCCAATCACCTCAAGCTGCTCGAGAACGCCGGGCTGGTTTGCGCGAAAAAGAACGGGCCATGGGTCGATTATTCGCTGTCCGACGGCAGCGTGAATCGATATGCGGCAGCCCTTCTGGGGAATCTGAAACACTGGCTCCGGGATGAACCGGAAATCCTGCGGGTCACGGAAAACCTTCCGAACATCCGCAGGCAGGACGTCTGCGGAAAGTGA
- a CDS encoding arsenite methyltransferase, whose protein sequence is MKAEEIRKAVRSGYARVARLEGSCCGKTGRSCCGGDAGSLPDDVGLQIGYGEDELKTVPEGANLGLGCGNPTAIAALREGETVLDLGSGAGFDCFLAAAKVGPSGRVIGVDMTPEMIAKAQENALKGGYANTEFRFGEIENLPVEDSSVDVIVSNCVINLSPDKPKVFKEAFRVLKPGGRFIVSDIVLTAELPEFIRNSMDAYVACLSGAVLKREYLAGIETAGFRHVRVVNETVFPIELVAADPAVRETAGNSGLSSEDACSFADSITSITVAAIKPL, encoded by the coding sequence ATGAAAGCCGAAGAGATCAGGAAAGCCGTTCGCTCGGGGTACGCGAGGGTTGCGCGGCTCGAAGGTTCCTGTTGTGGAAAAACCGGCAGGTCGTGCTGCGGGGGAGACGCCGGCTCCCTTCCGGACGATGTCGGCCTGCAAATCGGATACGGCGAGGATGAGTTGAAGACCGTTCCCGAGGGCGCGAACCTCGGGCTCGGCTGCGGCAATCCGACGGCCATCGCTGCTCTCCGGGAAGGCGAAACGGTTCTCGACCTGGGATCGGGAGCGGGTTTCGACTGTTTCCTCGCTGCGGCGAAAGTTGGGCCCAGCGGGAGAGTCATCGGCGTGGACATGACGCCGGAGATGATCGCCAAAGCACAAGAGAACGCCCTCAAAGGCGGTTACGCGAACACTGAATTTCGTTTCGGGGAGATCGAAAACCTTCCCGTCGAAGACAGCTCCGTCGACGTGATCGTATCGAACTGCGTGATCAACCTCTCGCCCGACAAGCCGAAAGTCTTCAAGGAGGCATTCCGGGTCCTGAAGCCCGGTGGACGGTTCATCGTCTCCGACATCGTCCTGACGGCGGAACTGCCCGAATTCATCAGGAATTCAATGGATGCTTACGTTGCATGCCTGTCGGGGGCCGTTCTGAAGCGCGAATACCTGGCGGGTATTGAAACGGCGGGGTTTCGCCATGTCCGGGTCGTGAACGAAACCGTGTTTCCGATCGAACTGGTCGCCGCCGATCCGGCAGTACGGGAAACCGCCGGGAATTCCGGGCTGTCGAGCGAAGATGCTTGCAGCTTCGCGGATTCCATCACGAGCATCACCGTCGCCGCGATCAAGCCGCTCTGA
- the hgcC gene encoding HgcAB-associated protein HgcC, protein MSTEKTEGSCFSQSACRSCCRVESVVSLDERGQILLPKDLRRKANLRAGDKLAVISWDKDGEICCLTLIKADTLAAQVSDFLGPLVKGMLAGQDDR, encoded by the coding sequence ATGTCGACGGAGAAAACTGAAGGATCGTGTTTTTCGCAAAGCGCCTGCAGGAGCTGTTGCAGGGTCGAGTCCGTGGTCAGCCTGGACGAGCGCGGGCAGATATTGCTGCCCAAGGATTTGCGCAGGAAGGCGAACCTCCGGGCGGGCGACAAGCTGGCCGTGATCAGCTGGGACAAGGATGGGGAAATCTGTTGCCTCACGCTGATCAAGGCCGACACCCTGGCGGCGCAGGTGAGCGATTTTCTCGGCCCCCTGGTGAAGGGGATGCTCGCCGGTCAGGATGATCGATGA
- a CDS encoding putative sulfate/molybdate transporter, whose amino-acid sequence MSADDRVEGLESGGTVNAETAAAPRTKNSYNKMEWAGAFGDVGTLIPFVVAYITIVKVDPLGLLFMFGICLLVAGFYYKTPIPIQPMKAIGAAAIAGGISPAALFGSGLTTGIFWFLAGATGAIRPIARLATKPVVRGIMLGLGLSFMVDGVNRMKTAPVLAGIALVVTYFLLTNPKIPAMFMLLIIGIVSAVIMNPEFLSQLAGIHVGFRLPVFSLDMINWNDIVTGTLLFTIPQIPLTLGNAVIAITAENNELFPDRKVTEKKIAVSQGIMNLVSPFFGGVPMCHGAGGMAGHVRFGARTGGALVILGSIVIVLALFFSESVALIFKIFPNAILGVILFFAGSELAIVVRDIGDKKSDFYVMLIVAAFAMWNMGVAFLVGIILDVSLRRGWIKV is encoded by the coding sequence ATGTCAGCGGACGACCGGGTTGAAGGGCTGGAAAGCGGGGGCACGGTGAATGCCGAAACGGCGGCCGCGCCAAGAACGAAGAATTCCTACAACAAGATGGAGTGGGCGGGGGCGTTCGGGGATGTCGGCACGCTGATTCCATTCGTGGTGGCCTACATAACGATCGTCAAGGTGGATCCTTTGGGTTTGCTTTTCATGTTCGGAATCTGCCTGCTCGTTGCCGGGTTCTACTACAAGACGCCTATACCGATTCAGCCCATGAAAGCCATCGGGGCCGCGGCCATTGCCGGGGGGATAAGCCCGGCGGCTCTTTTCGGGTCGGGCCTCACTACGGGCATCTTCTGGTTTCTCGCCGGCGCGACCGGGGCCATAAGACCCATAGCCCGGCTTGCGACCAAGCCGGTCGTACGCGGCATCATGCTGGGACTGGGCCTCTCCTTCATGGTGGATGGGGTCAACCGCATGAAGACGGCTCCCGTGCTGGCGGGCATCGCCCTCGTCGTCACGTACTTTCTCCTCACCAATCCGAAAATCCCGGCCATGTTCATGCTTTTGATCATCGGAATCGTGTCGGCGGTGATCATGAATCCGGAGTTCCTGTCGCAACTGGCCGGGATCCATGTCGGATTCCGCCTGCCCGTCTTCAGCCTCGACATGATCAATTGGAACGACATCGTCACGGGCACGCTCCTGTTTACAATCCCCCAGATACCTTTGACCCTGGGCAACGCGGTCATTGCCATCACCGCCGAGAACAACGAGCTCTTTCCCGACCGGAAAGTGACGGAAAAGAAGATCGCCGTTTCCCAGGGCATCATGAACCTGGTCTCGCCTTTCTTCGGAGGGGTTCCCATGTGCCACGGCGCGGGCGGGATGGCGGGACACGTTCGTTTCGGGGCGAGAACGGGCGGCGCGCTGGTGATACTCGGAAGCATCGTGATCGTTCTTGCCCTGTTTTTCAGCGAGTCCGTCGCTCTCATCTTCAAGATTTTTCCCAATGCGATCCTGGGGGTGATCCTGTTTTTTGCGGGCTCCGAGCTGGCGATCGTGGTAAGGGATATCGGTGACAAGAAATCCGATTTCTACGTGATGCTCATCGTGGCTGCATTTGCGATGTGGAATATGGGAGTGGCCTTCCTGGTGGGGATCATTCTGGATGTTTCCCTGCGAAGGGGCTGGATAAAGGTCTGA
- a CDS encoding amidophosphoribosyltransferase, whose product MGGLFGIVSRDDCVSDLFYGTDYHSHLGTRLGGMAVCNSKGIQRSIHNIENSYFRTRFESDLARFSGNKGVGVISDTDPQPLIARSHLGTFGIVTVGKINNMEELLHKAFDERRSFFDTAGGVVGPSEMVAKLICSEDNLEDGIRKVQASIRGSCSLLLLTDDGIYAARDRLGRTPLVIGRRNGARAVSSESCAFPNLGFEVERFLGPGEVVYVACDGWEQRLPPGRDMQICSFLWVYYGYPASDYEGINVEFVRNACGCALARDDDAEVDYVAGIPDSGIGHALGYANERRIPYRRPFVKYTPTWPRSFMPQDQRLRDLVARMKLIPVRSLIEGKRLLFCEDSIVRGTQLKDNIQILFDYGAREVHMRPACPTLVFPCEFLNFSASRSTEDLIGRKIIHELENGRDKDLQSYITAGSKKNLAMVEEIRKRLRLTTLRYQRLDDLVASIGLPKEKLCTHCWDGSSKGA is encoded by the coding sequence ATGGGCGGTTTGTTCGGAATTGTGTCTCGTGACGACTGTGTCTCCGATCTGTTCTATGGAACCGATTATCACTCGCACCTCGGGACCCGGCTCGGAGGGATGGCTGTCTGCAACTCCAAGGGAATCCAGCGCTCCATCCACAACATCGAAAACAGTTATTTCAGGACCAGGTTCGAGTCCGACCTGGCGCGATTTTCCGGCAACAAGGGCGTCGGAGTCATCAGCGACACCGATCCGCAGCCGTTGATCGCCCGTTCGCACCTGGGGACGTTCGGCATTGTCACCGTGGGCAAGATCAACAACATGGAAGAACTGCTCCACAAAGCATTCGATGAAAGGCGGAGTTTTTTCGACACGGCGGGCGGGGTGGTCGGCCCCAGCGAGATGGTGGCCAAGCTGATCTGCTCGGAAGACAACCTGGAGGACGGAATCCGTAAGGTCCAGGCGTCCATAAGAGGCTCCTGTTCTTTGCTGCTGCTCACCGACGACGGGATCTACGCCGCGCGGGACAGGCTCGGGCGGACCCCCCTGGTGATCGGCCGCCGCAACGGGGCGCGGGCGGTCAGCTCGGAGTCGTGCGCCTTTCCGAACCTGGGTTTTGAGGTGGAGCGGTTCCTGGGGCCCGGAGAGGTCGTTTACGTCGCCTGCGACGGATGGGAACAGCGTTTGCCGCCGGGGCGGGACATGCAGATCTGCTCCTTCCTCTGGGTGTACTACGGCTACCCCGCGTCCGACTACGAAGGCATCAACGTGGAATTCGTCCGGAATGCGTGCGGATGCGCCCTGGCACGCGACGACGATGCCGAGGTGGATTACGTCGCGGGCATTCCGGACTCGGGGATAGGGCATGCCCTCGGGTACGCCAACGAAAGGAGAATCCCGTACCGCCGTCCGTTCGTCAAGTACACTCCCACCTGGCCGCGCAGCTTCATGCCGCAGGACCAGCGTCTGAGGGACCTGGTGGCGAGAATGAAACTGATTCCCGTGCGCAGCCTCATCGAAGGCAAACGCCTCCTGTTCTGTGAGGATTCCATCGTTCGCGGAACGCAACTCAAGGACAACATCCAGATCCTGTTCGACTACGGGGCTCGCGAGGTGCACATGAGGCCGGCTTGCCCGACCCTGGTTTTTCCCTGCGAGTTCCTCAATTTCTCGGCTTCGCGATCCACCGAGGATCTGATCGGACGCAAGATCATCCATGAGCTGGAAAACGGCCGGGACAAGGACCTGCAATCCTATATCACCGCGGGGTCAAAGAAGAACCTGGCGATGGTCGAGGAGATACGCAAACGCCTGCGCCTCACCACGCTTCGCTATCAACGGCTCGACGACCTGGTGGCGTCCATCGGGCTGCCGAAAGAGAAGCTGTGCACACACTGCTGGGACGGCTCGAGCAAGGGCGCGTGA
- the tsaA gene encoding tRNA (N6-threonylcarbamoyladenosine(37)-N6)-methyltransferase TrmO, with product MQGLTCFPVGVIRSPYKEIQGMPIQAKGAEGVPGTVELNAELEGGLKDLQGFSHIILIYHFHRSEGYSLEVKPFLDDRCHGVFATRAPRRPNPIGISIVRLLKVEGNILHIEDVDVLDGTPLLDIKPYIPEFDARETDRIGWLSGKAGRVKETRADDRFK from the coding sequence ATGCAAGGACTGACCTGTTTTCCCGTCGGAGTCATTCGGTCCCCCTATAAGGAGATCCAGGGGATGCCCATCCAGGCCAAAGGAGCCGAAGGTGTTCCGGGAACGGTGGAGCTGAACGCGGAATTGGAAGGCGGATTGAAGGACCTGCAAGGCTTCTCGCACATTATCCTGATCTACCATTTCCACAGGAGCGAGGGCTATTCCCTGGAGGTCAAGCCCTTCCTGGACGACCGATGCCACGGGGTGTTCGCCACGCGGGCTCCCAGGCGTCCCAATCCCATCGGCATTTCCATCGTGAGACTTCTGAAGGTGGAAGGGAACATCCTGCACATCGAGGATGTCGACGTGCTCGATGGGACGCCCCTGCTGGACATCAAACCCTACATCCCGGAATTTGACGCGCGGGAAACGGACAGGATCGGGTGGCTGTCCGGCAAAGCCGGCCGGGTGAAAGAAACGCGGGCGGACGATCGGTTCAAATGA
- a CDS encoding permease, producing the protein MKTIDQNACCCPVANHEGAAPAEASGERRALVRYLLAGVLVLAAWVLVYLNLEAFSRLVVFNLLALPPNNHFSSAMQFFLYDTPKVLMLLTLVVFGVGVVRSFFTPERTRRILAGRSETAGNVLASLLGIVTPFCTCSAIPLFIGFVTTGVPLGVTFSFLVSAPMVNEIAVVLLFGLFGWEVAAVYLGTGLMIAMVSGWVIGRLRMEHQLEDWVMQVQMGEGCVVEEQKTWTDRIRYGLDAVRDIVGKVWKYVVLGIAVGAVIHGYVPEGFMASIMGRGAWWSVPLSVLIGIPMYSNAAGIIPVVHALLEKGAALGTVLAFMMSVIALSLPEAIILRKVLKPRLIGVFFGTVGVGIVIVGYLFNLLI; encoded by the coding sequence ATGAAAACAATCGATCAGAACGCATGCTGCTGCCCGGTCGCGAACCATGAGGGAGCGGCCCCGGCGGAGGCTTCGGGCGAACGGCGGGCGCTGGTCCGGTACCTGCTTGCGGGGGTACTCGTGCTTGCCGCCTGGGTGCTCGTCTACCTGAACCTCGAGGCCTTTTCCCGGCTGGTCGTCTTCAACCTGCTGGCATTGCCGCCGAACAACCACTTCAGCAGCGCGATGCAGTTCTTCCTCTACGATACGCCGAAAGTCCTCATGCTGCTCACCCTGGTGGTGTTCGGCGTGGGGGTCGTGCGTTCCTTCTTTACGCCGGAACGGACACGCAGGATTCTTGCGGGCAGGAGCGAGACCGCGGGCAACGTCCTGGCCTCTCTGCTGGGAATCGTGACGCCGTTCTGCACGTGTTCGGCCATTCCGCTGTTCATCGGCTTCGTGACGACCGGCGTTCCCCTGGGGGTGACCTTTTCATTCCTGGTTTCGGCTCCCATGGTGAACGAGATTGCCGTGGTGCTGCTGTTCGGGCTGTTCGGCTGGGAAGTGGCGGCCGTCTATCTCGGTACCGGCCTGATGATCGCCATGGTGTCGGGCTGGGTCATCGGGCGACTGCGGATGGAACACCAGCTTGAAGACTGGGTCATGCAGGTGCAGATGGGCGAGGGCTGCGTGGTCGAGGAACAAAAGACCTGGACGGACCGCATTCGTTATGGCCTCGACGCCGTGCGCGACATCGTGGGCAAGGTGTGGAAGTACGTCGTTCTGGGCATAGCGGTCGGGGCCGTCATCCACGGGTATGTGCCGGAAGGTTTCATGGCTTCCATTATGGGCAGGGGCGCCTGGTGGTCGGTGCCTCTTTCGGTGCTGATCGGCATCCCGATGTATTCCAACGCCGCGGGTATCATTCCCGTGGTACACGCGCTCCTGGAGAAGGGGGCCGCGCTCGGCACCGTGCTCGCCTTCATGATGTCGGTCATCGCGCTCTCCCTGCCCGAGGCGATCATCCTGCGGAAGGTCCTCAAGCCGCGGCTGATCGGAGTATTCTTCGGGACGGTGGGAGTCGGGATCGTCATCGTGGGATACCTGTTCAACCTTCTCATTTGA